A region of the Clostridium estertheticum subsp. estertheticum genome:
AAACCTATTTTTTTCATTGTGATTCCTCCTAAAATATAACAAAAGAACCATCTGATACCAAACAAAAAAACTACCTAAAACGGTAGTTACGTCCTAGTTTTGTTTATAGACAGGATGGTTTTGAACTGTCTTATTTAAGTTTTATACTAATAAAGCTTACTATATTTTAATTGCTATGTCAAATTGACTTGAAAAATAAAAACTGCCACAGAAATAATATCTGTAGCAGTTTTTGCATAATTAAGTATATAAAATATTTAGTTTAGTATATGCACCGTCAGGTATCGTACACCCCAATCACCGCATTCACCTTCATTATTAAAGAATAAATCTATAAATTTTCCTTTTATTGCTGAACCGGTATCAGCCGCGATAGCATTTCCATAACCCTCTATATATAATTTTGTTCCAAGCGGTATGACACTTGGATCTACAGCTACGGTACTATATCCATTTGGATTTCTAACAGTCTTTTGTCCTGAAGCAGTATAAGTGTTATTAGTTCCTTCAGAACCCCAGTAAGCAGTAGTTTTTACAGAAAAAGTTTTACTATATGAATTACTTTTGGAAGAAATGGGTGTTGCTTTTGCAACCTGAGATTCTCTGGAAATTGAAGATCCCCTTGAAACGGATACTGCTGGCATAGTACCTTGAACTATAATTTTATCTTTAGGCTGTGTAACTAACGTTTCTTTAACAACTTTCCTAGTTACTTCTTTTCCGTTTTCATAAGTTACATTTAATGTAATGCTTTTTAAGCCATTAACTCCATTTTGTGAAACTGTTCTTTCAGATTTTAATATACTATCATTTTCTTTAATAACAGTTTTAAAATCAACAGGTTTTGACTGTTTTATTGTTTTTGAATTAACCCTAGTTACTGTTATGCCTAGGCCACTCGATAATTTAGTTTCTTTTGATGGTGAAATTTTATCAGTAGGGCTAATGTCTATTTGTTGTGCCTTTAACATTAAAGCAACATCTTTTTCAGCAGATTTAACATTAAGTTTCTTATTATCCACAAAGACGTTAACGTTTATAGCACGGGTTATAGTTATAACACCGTTGTTTTGTATTTTTGAATTCAAAGCCTTATCAACTTTATCTTTTACGTCTATGCTTATACCAGATTTTTTTAGGGCGTTACCAAATGTCTTTTGATAAGTTACCATATTAGTTGATTTACCGTCTATAACTACCGTAATGTTTTTTCTAATGGAGCACACAAAAATAGTTGAAGTTGTAATTATTGCCACCAGTATGAATCCAATTACAAATTTTATTCGTTTACCTTCCATAAATTTAAATATAAAAATCATCTCCTATTATTAATTTCAGTATAAGGCATCATGGATTTATTATTACAGATGCCTAACCACTTAGGTCTACAGTACTCTTGGGTGCATTACAATTAAGAGTGCTCTCATAAAACGCATGAGCAGTAGGGGAGTCATGTATACTTATACCAATAAATGTATTGGTAAATTATTGTAACAATATTGTAACACGTTTATTAAAAAGATGCAAATGATAACGATTTCTTACCCAACTTTCCCTTAAGTGATATAATTATTATAGCATATAAAAGCTTAGTTCGTTTAATTTATGTGATTTTAGGGGTATTATTAATTTGGAGGTGATTAAGACGTGAAGTTAATGGAGTTACAAAGTATAATATTCAAATCATCTTCAGAGAGTATGAGAGGTCAGGGTAAGAAGGCTTTTAATGAGGGATTAGTTAGTAAAATCAAAGGAAAAAAGATAAATAATATGTATCATATTTATGGAAAGGTTAATAATGATACTAAATCAAAGGAATTAAACACACATATAACAATAGATTTAGCTAAGCTGAAATTAGATAGTATAAAATGTACCTGTGAGGATTTCAAAGAAGTCTCTATTGTAGGTCATTCATTTATGTGTAGTCATTTAACAGCTACAGCATATAGTTTTTTGAATATATATACAAAGGGTAATTCTGAAAAATCAGAGAAGATAAGTGAGAATGATACTAGTAAGAAGCACATAAGTAATATTATAAAGTTAAATCGAAAAGTAGCGAAAGGTTCAATTTATTATGAGGCTCAACATCAAATAGGTACGGAAAAGACAAAAATTGAGGCAAATTACTTAAGAAATTTTCTTGCAGGGCTTAATTATAAAAAAGTTAAATTAAATTATGATGGGTTTGAGTTTGAAGCCCTAATTGTAAAACAGGATCTACCTCTAACATTTACGTTAAAGATGCGAGAAAAGCATTTTGTTTTAACTACGCATAAGCAATTCCCAATATCATTAAATGACAAAAATGATGTATATTTATTCAATTGGAAACTGTACTTACCATCAAAGGGTCAAGTACAAAGGTATATTCTTATTTGTGATAGGTTAAGAAAAAATCGTGAAATTTTATATGGCTTAAATATTACTAATTATAATAAAATCATATCTTTTTTGAGTACTATTTCAAGTGATGTAAATATTAGTGAAGAAGTCAAAAGTTTTGCAACAAACTTTATAAAAGTAGAATTTTACTTGTACGAGGTAGATAACCATATTTATTGTGACTTGTTAGTAGTTTATGGTAATGAAAAAATTAACATACTAAAGAATGATAGGAGTAAAGATAAAATGCTCCGTGAGCATAAAATAAATACACGTGATTACAAATTTGAGGACAAAATCCTTATGGAACTGGAGAAATATAGATTTATAAAAAGAAATGAGAGGCTACTTTTTATAGGGTCAGATGAGCAGCTGTTTGATATATTAAATAAGAGTGAAAACAATCTTTATTCCCTTTGAAATGTTACTTTTGGAAATGGACTTAAGCATATGAAAATACAAAATGCAAAGGATATAAAAGCAGAGATTAAGGAAATGGATGATTACTATGATTTTTCTTATAGTATAGACAATATTTATAATAATGAATTGAAAGCTGTGATTGATTCATTTAAACAAAATAATAGATTTTATAAAACTAAAAATAATAATTTTTTGAACTTTGAAGATGAGACGGTTAAAAGTTTTTTTGATCTAATATTAGTATTAAGTGCTGATGAGTTACTAGAAAATGGCTCAATAAAGATAGAAAAAAATAAGGCGTTATATTTACAAAACAAAATAAAAAACAAGAAATTTGAATTTATTAAGGGTCGCGAAGTGCTAAAGGATATAGAAGACATCTATGATAATATAAATGAAATGGAAATAAAGGTACCTGTGAACTTAAAGGCTACGCTTCGCGAATATCAAATTGATGGTTTTAAATGGCTTAAAAGCCTTAGCGCTTTGGGACTTGGGGGTATACTAGCAGATGAAATGGGACTTGGAAAAACTGTTCAGACCATAGCTTTTCTCTTATCATTTGAAAATAAAAAATCTATTATTATTACTCCAACTTCCCTTATTTATAATTGGAAGGCTGAATTTGAAAAATTTGCTCCTAGCCTAAAGGTTGCAATTGTACATGGAGAGAAAAAAGGAAGGTATGAATTAATTCATAATTTAGAAGAGTATGATATAATACTTACGACCTATGGAACTTTAAAAATGGACTTAAATCAATATGATGATATTGTTTTTGATTATTGTATTATAGATGAAGCGCAAAATATAAAAAATTATTTGGCGCAGTGCACAAAAGTTATTAAAGAAGTTAAGGCTAAAGCAAGATATGCTTTGACAGGAACTCCTATTGAAAATAATTTGTTAGAACTTTGGTCTATTTTTGATTTTGTAATGCCAAACTATTTATATTCCAAAGAAACTTTTGAACTTAAATTTATTTCTGGAAAAAATGTTGATTTAGGAGAACTAAAATCACTTATTAAACCTTTTCTATTAAGAAGAACTAAAAATGAAGTGCTTAGAGAATTGCCAGATAAAATAGAAAAGAAATTTCTAGTTGAGATGACTACATCTCAAAAGGCTGTATATAAAGCCTATATCAAAGCTTTTAGGGATAAAATGAAAAACAATACTGATGGGAAAATAGAGGTCTTTTCTTATTTAACAAGGCTCAGACAAATATGTTTAGACCCATCACTTGTGATAGAAGGATATAAGGGCGGAAGTGGAAAGATAAACATTGCAACAGAACTTATTCAAAAACATGTAGAGGGCGGTGGGAAAATACTATTGTTTTCTCAATTTACATCTGCACTTAAAAATATAGGAGAAAACTTAAAAGAAAAAGGAATACCATATTATTATCTAGATGGAAAAACTAAATCTAAGGATAGAATTAAGATGGTAGATGAATTCAATAAAAGTTGTCAAACATTTGTATTTTTAATATCATTAAAGGCAGGGGGAACAGGCCTTAACTTAACATCAGCAAATTTGGTAATTCATTTTGACCCTTGGTGGAATCCGGCAGTTGAGAATCAAGCCACAGACAGGGCTCATAGAATTGGTCAAAAAAATGTAGTTGAAGTAATTAAATTAGTTGCTAAAGGTACTATTGAAGAAAAAATCATTTTACTTCAAGAAAATAAAAAAGATCTAATTGATAGTGTAATTACAGGGGAACTTACGAATAGTGATATTCTTGGGAAACTTACAAAAGAAGAACTTTTGGAGATACTCATGATTTAAAGCTGTCACCCATATGACAATGATTATGATATAATAAAGCAAGAATATAAAAGAAATAGCAGAATACTTAAGTTTAGTACCTTCAACTATAAGTAAGCTGATTTCTCGTAATAAAATAGTATAAGATGCCACTTGTCACGTGGGTGGCACCAATAGGAGATGAAAATATGTACGTAGAATTTAATAGTACGATTGTGGAGAGTAAAGATATAAAAGATACAATCGAGAAAAACACAGAATTTAAAGTACTTAAAGATATGAGTAAAGGTTCAAAGAGAGAGGATATATTAGCTTTTAATCTAAGTGTAGCTATTAATACCTTAAATGATTTACTGGAAGACGAAAATAATTTAAAGGATTTAACAGAAGATGAATTATTTGAAGAATATCTATCACTTGCAGAAGAAATTGCAATGGACATTGAAGAGTATGTACCAGATGGGGCAGTACTAGACATCAAAGCTTATAAATGGGATAAGTCAGATGATGGCATAAGTCTTGTTATAATTATAGCTCCAGAAGATATAAATGATCTTAAATTAAAGGATATTATGAGGAAACTAATAACTCAAGTGGAGTAATTTATAAATTAACGTTGAAATTGTCTAAGGAAACATACTAAAACTTTATAATGTTATTTTGCCTGCAATAAATAATAAAACTAAAGGTAGGTAGATTAAGATGAATAGCAAAGATAAAAAGTATATAAAAAGAGACTGCAAAAATTTATTTTAAATATACTGACTGTAAAACTTGAGACACAATATAATCTCGTATTGCATAGTCATAAATTTTATGATATCATAATATTATTAATTAAATAATAATTATGAATGTTAAAAGGGAGTAACTGCCTATTTATAGGTGATAAAGTCAACATACCAGACCTTAAAGTCTGGCTTTATCGTGGCTAATTCCAGTCAAGTGAGACTTTTAACGCAATGATCTATAAATGGATCATTGTGTTAAAAGTCTTTTATTTTTTTTATATTTTTTTCAAGCTAAGAGGGAGTAACTACTCGTAAGGGCGATAAAGTCAACATAACTGGTTTTAAAAACCTGGCTTTATCATAGCATTTGCTACAGTGAGACTTTTAGCACAATGAAACCGTTGGTGTTTCGGTGTGTTAAGAGTCTTTGTTTTTTATATATAACTTTGTGTAAAGGAGGAATAATTATGTTGAAATTTTAATCAAGGTGTAAAGTTTATAAAAATAAAGGGGTGGACAATATTAAATATTTTAATGAACAAAGCTTAGAAGTTTTAAACAATTTTAAGGTTGATAGTAGCAAAGGATTATCGAATTCTGAGATCAAACAAAGACTGGAAAAATATGGTGCCAATGAATTTACTAAACAAAAGCAAGGGTCTATATGGGATAGTATTAAGGCTGCAATAACTGAGCCTATGATGATAATACTTTTAGTTGCAGCTGTAATTAGTGCGCTAGTAGGACAGTACCATGATGCTATTGGAATAGTATGTGCTGTAGCAATTGGAATTGGTATAGGTATTTTCACAGAAGGAAAATCACAAAAGGCTGCGGATGCTTTATCAAAAATGACAGAGAATATAGAGGTAAAAGTATTACGTGACGGGAAAATCATTCAGGTTAATAAAAATGAACTAGTACCTGGGGATATAGTCTCAGTAGAGACTGGAGATATGATTCCAGCAGATGGCAGACTTGTAACTAGTTTAGATTTAGCTGTTAGAGAGGATATGCTTACAGGAGAATCAGAGGATGTAAATAAAGACTGCGAACTTATAATAGAAATGGAAAACATAAAAGCCAAAGATAAAATTATTGTACAAGATCCAATTCCTGCAAAACAAAAGAATATGGTTTTTGGAGGAACACTTATTGCTTATGGTAGAGCTACGTTTGTAGTTACATCTACCGGTGATAGATCCCAAATGGGAGAAATAGCTAGAAATCTTGAAAAAGGTAATTTAGAAACACCACTTCAGTCAAAACTTGGACATTTAGGTGGTAGGATTTCAAAAATATCAAGTGCAATAGCTGCGATATTATTTATAGTTATGATTATAAAGTTGGTTGTAGCAAAAGAGATATCAACTGATACAACTAGTGTATTTGCTTTTTTAGAGTCTGTTGGACCGATAAAAACTGCCTTTGTTGTATGCGTTGCTTTAATTGTTGCAGCTGTTCCTGAAGGCCTTCCAACAATGATAAATATGACACTTGCAATAACAATGCAGAAAATGGTTAAAATAAATGCACTTGTTACTAAAAAAGAAGCCTGTGAAACAATAGGTTCAGTAAGTGTTATATGCTCAGATAAAACAGGTACACTTACTCAAAATAGAATGACAGTTGAAAAAGTTTATTTAAACGGTAAGTTTAAGGGTTGCGATGAATTAAGTAATAGAAATAACTATTTTATAGATAACTGCATTGTAAATTCTACAGCAGACATTGAAAGAAATGAATATGAAGTTAAGTATCTAGGTAGTGCAACAGAATGTGCTCTTCTTTTATACAATGATGCCTATGATTACGTGCAAGAAAGACAAAATGCAAAAATAGCGCATCAAATTCCTTTTAGTTCAAAACGAAAGAGGATGAGTACTGTTATAGAAGATGATGAAGGTGCTACAGTATTAACAAAGGGAGCCCCAGAAATAATTCTAGAATTATGTAAATTCGAACACGTTAATTGTGAAGAAGTAGAACTAAACCAGGCAAGGCGTGAAGAGATTTTAAATGAAATTGGAAAACTTCAAAAGAATTCTATGAGAGTTCTTGGATTTGCATATAGAAATATAAGTGAAGAGGTAGCAATGGCGTCAGAGAAAGGAACACTTGAGAATAATTTAGTATTTACAGGGTTTGTAGGAATAAGAGATCCTCTAAGACTTGATGTTAAAGAGGCAGTAGAAACTGCTAAAAAA
Encoded here:
- a CDS encoding 3D domain-containing protein, encoding MEGKRIKFVIGFILVAIITTSTIFVCSIRKNITVVIDGKSTNMVTYQKTFGNALKKSGISIDVKDKVDKALNSKIQNNGVITITRAINVNVFVDNKKLNVKSAEKDVALMLKAQQIDISPTDKISPSKETKLSSGLGITVTRVNSKTIKQSKPVDFKTVIKENDSILKSERTVSQNGVNGLKSITLNVTYENGKEVTRKVVKETLVTQPKDKIIVQGTMPAVSVSRGSSISRESQVAKATPISSKSNSYSKTFSVKTTAYWGSEGTNNTYTASGQKTVRNPNGYSTVAVDPSVIPLGTKLYIEGYGNAIAADTGSAIKGKFIDLFFNNEGECGDWGVRYLTVHILN
- a CDS encoding calcium-translocating P-type ATPase, PMCA-type, whose amino-acid sequence is MKYFNEQSLEVLNNFKVDSSKGLSNSEIKQRLEKYGANEFTKQKQGSIWDSIKAAITEPMMIILLVAAVISALVGQYHDAIGIVCAVAIGIGIGIFTEGKSQKAADALSKMTENIEVKVLRDGKIIQVNKNELVPGDIVSVETGDMIPADGRLVTSLDLAVREDMLTGESEDVNKDCELIIEMENIKAKDKIIVQDPIPAKQKNMVFGGTLIAYGRATFVVTSTGDRSQMGEIARNLEKGNLETPLQSKLGHLGGRISKISSAIAAILFIVMIIKLVVAKEISTDTTSVFAFLESVGPIKTAFVVCVALIVAAVPEGLPTMINMTLAITMQKMVKINALVTKKEACETIGSVSVICSDKTGTLTQNRMTVEKVYLNGKFKGCDELSNRNNYFIDNCIVNSTADIERNEYEVKYLGSATECALLLYNDAYDYVQERQNAKIAHQIPFSSKRKRMSTVIEDDEGATVLTKGAPEIILELCKFEHVNCEEVELNQARREEILNEIGKLQKNSMRVLGFAYRNISEEVAMASEKGTLENNLVFTGFVGIRDPLRLDVKEAVETAKKAGVSTKMLTGDNIITAIAIGKELGLLTGNNRAVEATYIDTLTDDELREEITTISIVARSKPDTKMRIVEALQDNGEVVAVTGDGINDAPALTKADVGIAMGIAGTEVSKNAADIILTDDSFGTIVKGIKWGRGIYENFQRFIQFQITVNIIAFLTAILSVLFDFQMPFTTIQLLWVNIIMDGPPALSLGLEPVRDAVLRRKPTNRNASIITKQMMTSMIANALYITGIIVVQMKFDILGAGFPVKGATGANEMQTVLFAVFAFSSLFNAFNCREFGTNSILHNIAKNTIFLKILAVTAVVQIFVTEVFSGFFNAVPLSAIMWLKIIGLASLIIVVNEVVKLVMRFFVKKNKQIASESEEKIAA
- a CDS encoding C-terminal helicase domain-containing protein → MKNNTDGKIEVFSYLTRLRQICLDPSLVIEGYKGGSGKINIATELIQKHVEGGGKILLFSQFTSALKNIGENLKEKGIPYYYLDGKTKSKDRIKMVDEFNKSCQTFVFLISLKAGGTGLNLTSANLVIHFDPWWNPAVENQATDRAHRIGQKNVVEVIKLVAKGTIEEKIILLQENKKDLIDSVITGELTNSDILGKLTKEELLEILMI